A window of Roseateles sp. XES5 genomic DNA:
ATGATGGTGGGAATGAAGGGCGGTGCCGTCTGGGCATTGCCTGACGTCAGCAGCACGGCGAAGGCATATTCGTTCCAGGCGAAGATCAGGCAGAAGATCGCGGTGGAGGCTATGCCCGTCGCGGCCTGCGGCAGCACGACCTTGTAGAAGGCCTGGAAGCGCGTGTAGCCGTCGATGAGCGCCGCCTCCTCGTATTCGACCGGAATCTCGTCGATGAACCCCTTCAGCAACCAGACGGAGAGCGACAGGTTCACCGCCGTGTAGAGCAGGATCATGCCGGCATGGGTATCGCTGAGCCCGAGCGAGCGGAACATCAGGAAGATCGGGATGGCGACGGCGATCGGCGGCATCATGCGCGTCGACAGGATGAAGAAGAGGAGGTCGTCCTTCAACGGCACCTTGAAGCGCGAGAAGGCATAGGCCGCGGCCGTGCCGAGCACGATGCACAGCACCGTGGAGCCGAAGCCGATGATCACCGAATTGGTGAAGCGCTCGGCAAAACGCGAAGGACCGGAAATGACGAGCCCGTCCTTGCGCACGAGCTTGTCGTACCAGGTGGTGGGCTCGCCCAGCGCCTGAAGCTGCTCGGCGGAAAGGCGCGTGCGCGTGGTGAAGACGTTGACATAGCCTTCCACCGTCGGCGTGAAGAAGGTCTTCGGCGGATAGGCGATGGCGTCGGACGGGCTCTTGAAGCTCGTCGCGATGATCCAGACGAGCGGCAGGATGGTGATCAGCGCGTAGAGCACGACCAGGGAGCCCGCGACCCATTTCTGCCGCAACGACGGCTCGGTGACGGAATAGCTGCTCATCGTTGTTTCACCTTGTTCAGGGCTTTGACATAGATCGAGGCGAGGCCGAAGACCGTGACGAAGAGGATGACCGCATAGGCGGAGGCATAGCCCGTGCGCCACTTCTCGAAGGCCTCGCGCTTGAGGTTGATCGAGGTGAGCTCGGTGATCGAGCCCGGCC
This region includes:
- a CDS encoding carbohydrate ABC transporter permease, which encodes MSSYSVTEPSLRQKWVAGSLVVLYALITILPLVWIIATSFKSPSDAIAYPPKTFFTPTVEGYVNVFTTRTRLSAEQLQALGEPTTWYDKLVRKDGLVISGPSRFAERFTNSVIIGFGSTVLCIVLGTAAAYAFSRFKVPLKDDLLFFILSTRMMPPIAVAIPIFLMFRSLGLSDTHAGMILLYTAVNLSLSVWLLKGFIDEIPVEYEEAALIDGYTRFQAFYKVVLPQAATGIASTAIFCLIFAWNEYAFAVLLTSGNAQTAPPFIPTIIGVSGQDWPAVAAGATLFLVPVMVFTILLRKHLLRGITFGAVRK